The Candidatus Methylomirabilis sp. sequence CGGAGCGCTACCGGAACGAGGTCCTGGCCTTCCTCAAGGATCCCCTGGAGGACCTCTGCATCTCGCGCCCCAAGGCCCGCCTGCAGTGGGGCATCCCGCTCCCCTTTGACGACCGGTACGTGACCTACGTCTGGTTCGACGCCCTCATCAACTACGTGAGCGCCCTCGGCTACCCGGACGGCGACCTCTACGCCAAGTTCTGGGGGACCGAGCAGGAGCCGATCGCCCAGCACCTGATCGGCAAGGACATCCTGAAGCCCCACGGCATCTACTGGCCCACCATGCTCTGGGCCGCCGGCATCCCGGTCTACCGCCACCTGAACGTCCACGGCTACTGGACCGTGGAGACCGGGAAGATGTCCAAGAGTCGCGGGACGGTGGTCCGCCCCCTGGACCTGGTGGACCAGTACGGCTACGACGCCTTCCGGTACTTCCTGCTGCGGGAGATGGTCTTCGGGCTCGACGCCACCTTCAGCGAGGAGGCGCTCGTCGCCCGCCTGAACGCCGACCTGGCCAACGACCTGGGGAACCTGGTGAGCCGGACGGCCACCATGCTGGAGCGGTATCTGGAGGGCCGGGTCCCGAAGCCGGCGGCCGCGGCGGGGCTCGACAGGGAGCTGCCCCGGACGGTGGAGGCCGCCAAGGTCGCCGCCCGCAGCGCCCTGGAGCAGTTCGCCTGGCACCGGGCCCTGGAGGCTACCTGGGAGATCGTCACGACCGCCAACCGCTACATCGACAGCGTCAAGCCCTGGGAGCTGGCCAAGCGCCAGCCGGCGGACCTGGAGCGAGTCCTCTACCACCTCTGGGAGGCCCTCCGGCAGGCCGCCCTCCTCCTCTCCCCGGCCATGCCCGACACCTGCAGCACCATCTGGCGGCAGCTCGGGATCACGCTCCCCATCGCGGAGGCCCGGATGACCAGCGAAGGGACGTGGGGAGCGCCCGTCCCCACCGGCCGGGTCCAGAAGGGGGAGGCCCTCTTCCCGCGGGTGGAGACGGCTGCGGTGAGGGCCAAGGTCGAGGCCGCCCGGGGGCGGGCGGCCGCGGGGGGCTCCCGGCGGAAGGCGTCGGGCGAACAGACCGGCGACCCGCCCCCACTCACCGCGGAGGAGTTTGGCCAGGTCGAGCTTCGTGTGGCGACGATCGTGGAGGCGGAGGCTGTCCCCAAGTCGAAGAAGCTGGTCAAGCTCCGCGTGGATCTGGGGGGAGAGAAACGGACGGTGGTGGCCGGGATCCTCCAGGACTACGCCCCGGAGATTCTGGTCGGCCGCCAGGTCATCCTGGTGGCCAACCTGAAGCCGGCCACCCTCATGGGCGTCACCTCCCAGGGGATGGTCCTCGCCGCGGAGGGTCCCGACGGCGGCATCGTGCTGCTCCAGCCGGATCGCGAGGTTCCGCCGGGCTCCATCGTCAAGTAGAAGTCGATGTACTTCGACTCCCACGCCCACCTGGAAATGACGGCCTTCGACGCCGACCGGGAGGCGGTCCTCGCCCGGGCGGCAGCGGCCGGCGTCACCGGTTTCGTCGTCCCGTCCTACAGCCTGGAGGCCTCCGCGCGAGCGGTGGCGCTGGCACAGACCCGCGAGGGGATCTGGGCCGCCGTGGGGATCCATCCCCACGGGGCGGGGACCTGCACGCCGGAGGCGATGGCCGCCGTAGAGGCACTCGCCCGGCGGCCGAACGTGGTCGCCGTCGGGGAGACCGGCTTGGACTTCCACCGGAACCGGGCACCCCGGCAGGCGCAGGAGGCCGCCCTGCGCGCCCATGTGGCGCTCGCCCGGCGGCTCCGCCTGCCCCTCATCATCCACTGCCGCGAGGCCTATCCGGAGTGCCTGGCGATCCTGCGGGAAGAGGGAGCGGATGCGGTGGGAGGGGTCCTGCACTGCTTCACGGGGGATGCCGGGACGGTCGCGGCCGCCTGCGCGCTGAACTTCTCCTGCTCCATCGCCGGCCCGGTCACCTACCCCGAGGAGGGCGGCCTGCGGGCGGCGGTGCGGGCGATCCCCGCCGACCGGCTCCTCCTCGAGACCGACGCCCCGTACCTCCCGCCGGCGCCGCACCGGGGGAACCGCAACGAGCCGGCCCACCTCCCGCTCACCGCCGCCGCGGTCGCCGCGAGTCTCGGGGCGCCGCTGGACGCGATCGCCGCGCAGACGGCGGCGAACGCCCGCCGCCTCTTCCGCCTGCCATGACGACCTTCCCGGCCTTCGTGCGGGTGCGGCAGCGCTGGGACCAGCCCCGCATCGCGGGCGTGGAGGCGGCGGTGGCCGCGGCGCTTCAGGCCGGGAGGCTCCAACCACGCCTGCGGCCCGGGATGGTGGTGGGGATCACCGCCGGCAGCCGGGGGATCGCCCGCCTCCCCGAGATCCTCCGGGCGGCCGTGGCCTTCTGCCGCGCGGCCGAATGTAAGCCCTTCCTCTTCCCGGCCATGGGGAGCCACGGGGGCGCGACGGCGGAGGGGCAGCGGGCGCTCCTGGCCGAGCTCGGGGTCACGGAGGGAAGCGTGGGGGCGGAGATCCGGGCGACCATGGAGGTGGTCCGGGTGGCTGAGACGCCCGAGGGGCTCCCGGTCTACCTGGACCGGCACGCCGCGGCCGCCGACGGGATTCTGGTCATGAATCGGGTGAAGGCCCACACCGACTTCGAGGGGCGCTTCGAGAGCGGGTTGGCCAAGATGATGACTATCGGGATGGGAAAGCACGCCCAGGCGCTGGCGGCCCATCAGCACGGGGCGGCCGGCCTGCGGGAGCAGATCCCGAAGATCGCCGCCGCCATGCTCGCGACCGGGCGCATCCTGGGGGCCCTCGCCATCGTGGAAAATGCCGAGGAGGCCCCGGCGCTCCTCGAGGCCCTCTCTCCCGAACGGATCCTGGAGCGGGAGCCGGCGCTGCTCGCGAGCGCGAAGGCCTGGGCTGCGAGGCTGCCCGTGGATGCCGTGGACATCCTGCTGGTGGAGGAATTGGGCAAAGAGATCAGCGGCACCGGCATGGACACCAACGTGATCGGCCGGCGGGGGATCCCGGGCGAACCGGACCCGCCCCGACCCCGGGTGGGAACCCTGGTGGTCCTCGACGTGACGCCCGCCTCCCACGGCAACGCCATCGGCGTGGGCCTCGCCGACGTCACCACCGACCGGCTCGTCCGCCGGATGGACCGGGCGAGCACCTACGCCAATGTCTTGACGAGCGGCTTCCTCGACCGGGGCAAGATCCCCCTCCATTTCCCCACCGACCGGGAGGCCGTCGCGGCCGCCCTCGACCAGAACCGGCGCACGCCGCTGGACCGGCTCCGCGTCGCCTGGATCAAGAACACCCTGCACCTCGGGGACCTGCTGATCTCGGAGGCCCTCGCCCCCGAGCTCCGAGGGCGGGGCGAACTTACGCTCGACCCGCAGCCCGTTCCCATGACCTTCACGGCCGACGGAACGCTCGAGTCCCCCCTCCGGGCGGCGCCGGTCCGCCCCGCTCCCGCCTCCGCCTGGCGGGACGTGGGCTGAGCCTGGCCACCGAAACACCTCACCGAAGAGTCGGGAACCCGTGCAGACGCCTACCGAGCTCCACCCCGTGCTCCAGCCCGCGTGGAGCCTCGCGGAGCAGGTTCGCGCCGCACTCCTCGAGACGGTCCGGCCCCTGGCGGCCGCGCAGTGGGTCTTCCGGCCGACGGCCCGGAGCTGGTGCATCGCCGAGCAGGTGGAGCACCTCCTCCTCGCCGAGATCGGGTCGAGCAAGATGGCGCGGAAGCTCATCCGAGGAGCGTTCCGCGCCCAACACGCCCCTGCCGGCGCCACCCTCCACACGGCCGCCCTCGATCGCTACCCCTTCGGGCACCTGGAGGCGCCATCCTCGCTCGTGCCCGGGCCGATCCGGGAGCGAGCGGAGCTGGAACGGGTCCTGGCGGAGACGCACGCGCGCTTTCGCGCCGAGCTCTGCGCGTTTCAAGGGGACAACCCCGAGACGCTGCGGGCCCCGGACCCGGCGACCGGCGTCTGGTTCACCCTCGGGGGCTGGGTGAAGCTGCAGGCCTGGCACGAGGCCCACCACCTCGCCCACATCCGGCGCATGCTGGCCGCCCGCGACTTTCCCCGATAGGGAATCCGAGGTCCAGACGGTCCTCTCCGATCCTCGGCGGTCTACCGGAGCAGGTCCGCCAGCGTGAAGAGGAAGATCCCGACGCTGAGAACCCCGTTGACGTTGAAGAAGGCGAATTCGAGGCGGGCGACCCCGTAGCGGCGGATGATGACGTGCTCCGCGCCGAGGAGGACCAGAACGAAGAGCACGCCGGCGTAGTACCAGAACCCCAGGTCGAGCAGGGACCCGACCGCTGCCAGGAGAATCGGGGTCAGAGCATGGAGGAGGAGGCTCACGCTGAGCCCGCCCCGCTCCCCCAGGCGGACCGGGACGGAGAAGAGGCCATGGGCGCGGTCGAAGGCCACATCGGCCAAGGCGTACAGGATATCGAACCCGGCCACCCAGGTGAGGACCGCCGCGCCCAGGAGGAGCGGGGCCAGCTCCAGGCGTCCCGCCACCGCGATCCAGGCCCCGAGGGGAGCAAAGGCCAGGCAGAGACCCAGGATGAGATGGGAGATTGTGGTGAAGCGCTTGGTGTAGGAGTAGCCCGCCAGGACCACGATGGCGAGCGGGGCGAGGGCGAGGCAGAGGGGATTGAGGTTGTAGGCGGCCAGGAGGAGCAGGGCAAAGGACACGCCCACCAGGGCCAGAACCTGCCCGGGGCGGATGAGGCCGCGAGGGAGGGCGCGTTCCTGGGTCCGGGGGTTGAGGGCGTCCAGGTCCCGGTCGGCGTAGCGGTTCATCCCCATGGCGCCGCTGCGGGCCCCGACCATGGCCACCAGGATCCAGAAGAGGGTCCGCCCGTCCGGGACCCCCCGGGCCGCCAGGACCCCCCCCATGAGGGCGAAGGGAAGGGCGAAGATGGTATGGGAGAACTTGATCATCTCGAGGAAGAGCCGGAGGCGTGCCAGGAGCCCCATCCTTACTCCTTGCTCTCCCGCATGCCCACATGGATGCAGACGATCCCGCCGGTCAGGGCCTTCCAGCGGACGCCGCTGAATCCCGCCGCGCGCATCGCCTCGGCGAAGGCGGCGGGCTCCGGGAAGGCCTCGACCGAAGCCGGGAGGTAGCTGTAGGCCTCCGGGTTGCCCGAGATCCAGCCTCCGACCCGGGGGAGGAGCGCCCGGCTATAGAACCGGTACAGGGCCGCGAAGAGAGTCCCGCGGGGCTGGAAGAACTCGAGGAGGATCGCCCGCCCGCCGGGGCGCAGGACCCGGCGCATCTCGGCAAGCGCGGTCGCCCGGTCGGTCACATTCCGGATGCCGAAGGCGACCAGGACCGCGTCGAAGGTCCCGGCTCGAAACGGGAGGGCCTCCGCGGCACCGGCCGAGAGAAGCACCCGGGGCTCCCGCCCCGCCACCTTCTGGCGCCCCAGGCGCAGCATCGGCTCGCACAGATCCACCCCCACGATGCTCCGCGCCGCCGGATGCTGGCGGGCCACCTCCAGGGCGAGATCTCCCGTGCCCGTACACAGATCCAGGACCGCGCCGCGGGGCGGGAGCACCACCTCCGCGGCCGCCGCCCGCCGCCACGCCACATCGCGGCGGAACGAGAGGAGGCGATTGAGGAGATCGTAGCGGGGGGCGATGGCCGCGAACATCTGCCGGATGGCCGCGGTGTGGGCCGCAGGGTCGGCTGGTGCGGGCGCGGGCATGGCACGGGGGCGCCGCCGGGGGGGCGCTAGCGGAGGCGGGGTTCCAGGGCCTTGATGTTGTTCTGGGCGCTCTTGGCCAGCTCCCCGTTGGGGCTGTGTTTCAGATAGAGCCGGTACTCCTCCAGCGCCTTCCGGTAGAGCGCCTTGTCCTCCGTGGTGAGCTTCGCCTTGGTGTGGTAGGCGAGGCCCAGATGGTAGTGGGCCTCGGCATGGTCGGGCTTGAGCTTCAGGGCCGCCTGGTATTCCTCGATGGCCTTGTCCAACTGCTCGAAGAAGCGCTCGTGGTATACGACCCCGAGCTCATAGTGGGCCTGGGCCTTCTCGGTCGCGTCGCGCGCGGGCGGCCGGACAGCGGCCGGCTTGGCCGCAGGCTTGGCAGGAGGCTTCGGCGGCGGCTTCGGAGCCTCGGCGCCCGCGACGGCTGCCACCAGGAGGAACAGGGCGGCAGCCAACCCCCCGTGCCACCGGTCGCCGGATCGCCCCCGGCCCGCCGTCACCGGCCTCGCCTCGGGGCTGCCGGACGCTCGCGCGATCGGCTGCCGCTCGGCCGGTCCACGAACGCCCGATAGAGCCAGGAATCGGGCGAGATCCGTTTCTGGGACGTTGCGGCCAGAATCACCGACCGGAGCACGCTGACCGCGTGCGATGGGGCCGCAGCCAGCCATGCCGCAAGCCGCCGCTCCGCCTCGGCCTCTGTGACGGCAGGCCCCTGGAGCTCCCGGAGGAGATCGGCAAACGTCTGTTGCACGCCGGCATCTACCCCGGGGGTGGCCCGCAGCCCGTTGGCCAGGGCCGACGCCAGTCCGCTCTTCAGCACCTCGGGCATCGCCAATTCCCCCTCCTGGCGCCGCGCCGCTGCCGCCGCCCAGCCGGGCCTCCGCCCGCGAAATCCTGCGCCCCTCTCCCGCCCGAGCTGGCCACGCCCACCGGAGGACGCAGGCGGCCGTTACGCTACACCAAGAGGGCTCCGGGGTCAACGCCGTCCCCGCCCGGAGGGAGGACGATGCGGGCCTGCCGCGCAGGGCGTGCTGACTCTCGGGGGTCGGGCGGGGGGCCGAGGTGGGCAGGGGGGGGAAAGCCAGACGGGCGGTGAGGCAAGGCCGGGGGAGAGCGGACAGGAGGGCCCCGGGCGCCTCAGACGGACCGGGCCGGACCGTCCACGGCTAGACCCCCAGGTTCCGAGGGCTGATATCCGTCGCCAACTGGTAATTGGGGATGTTCTCTTCGGGATCCCCCCTGACCACCAGCTGGATCCTGATGCGCCGCACAGCCTCCCGGTTGGTCCAGGGGACAACGGTGCTGGGGGGAGGGGTGGTTAAATCCAGAGGGGCGTTGTCCAGGCCGCTGGCCCCGGGCACCAGTTCCACCCCGTCCTTGTCAAAATAGGCGAACGTCACCAGCTGGACGTTCGTGGCCAACTGCTCCTCGGGCTGCCAGGCCGTGGTGAACCGTTGCCGGTAGAGCGTGCAGACATTCGCCGCCGGGCAGGTCCCCGCTACGATGGCCGCGGTGTTGTCCCTCACGAAATAGGCCACATAAATCCGGGCGCCGCTCGTCTCGACGTCCCCGAAGATCTTCAAGGCGCTCGCCTGGGCCTCCTGGATCGCTCGGTTTGTCCCGCCGGGGCAGCTCGGGTTGCACCAGTACCCGGCCATCCGGACCTCCCGGGCCAGCAGGTCCATGGCCGCCCGGGCAGTCTGCTGGATCTCGGCCCGGGTCTCGCCGCGGGCGTAGGTGGTGTGGCTGGTCGTATAGACCAGGTACACGGCACCGAGGATCACGACGAACACCGCCGCACTGATGAGCAGCTCGATGAGGGTGAAGCCGCCGCGCGCCGGGGTCACCGCCTCCCCCGGGAGACGCTTCAGGCGGAACCCGCTCTGCTCTTGGGACTGCTTCACGTCTCCGACCTCAGGCTCCCTGCCCCCGCCGGGCTCTCGCCTCCCGCCCGGCCGAGGGCTTCTCCACCAGGTGCGTAACCGTGTCCAGGAATGTGCGGGGATCGAGGGGCTTCTCCAGGAAGGCGGTGGCCCCGGCCTCCAGGGCGAGGCGCCGGACCGCCCCCGTCCCCTCGGCAGAAACGGCGAGGATGGGAACCCCTGCAAATCCGGCCGTCCCTCGCAGCTGCCGCGTAAGATCGGCCCCGGAAACGCCCGGTAGGAAGATATCGATCACCAGGAGGGCCGGCGGTAGTGCGGCGGTGAGCGCGGGGACCTCACCGGCGAGGCCCGCCTCCAGGACCCGAAAGCCCGCCTGGCGCAGGAGCTCCGCCATCAGCGCCCGGTCGGCCGGGTTGTCATCCAGGACCACGACCCGCCGAGGGCCGGCCGGCCTGCTGCGCCGCTTTCCTGACCTGGTAGAGGCCTTCGGCATGTGCCCCTCCGCCCGCCCCATGGCCCATTGCGGCCAGGGTTCGCGCTGTTGGCTCCCCGGAGTTTGCATCCTGCGTGCCACCTCGGGCGGTCCCCCAGGGCCTCGAGGGATCCCCGGAGGCGCGACCTCTGCCCCCATCGCCCTGGCGGGTACCGTATCGGGCATGGGACCAGGAGACTGAGGCCTCCAGGTCGGCATTTTGCCCCACCCTGGGGCATGGCGTGACCAGTGGTGGCGGATCGGAGGAATCGAAGACGGGGGAGAGCCCGGCGAGTGGGGGAAACCCGAGCGAGCGGCGAGCGGGCGGTAATGCAACCGCCGAATTCTCCTGGAGCCGGTGACTGGGATTGAACCAGCGACCTGCTGATTACGAATTCATCCCAGGAGCCACCTGAGCATACCCAAGAAGACTCATCCCCGCAAGAACCCGAGCATTCGGGGTGAGCCATGGTGCGCCTGTGTGGCCTTGGTGCGGGGTGTTCCGGTAGCAGTGTGGTAGCACAGACCCCCAGCAAGCTGGTCTGTCACCAACGGATGGTTTTCGAAGCCTCTCGGGTCTGCTCTAACGGCACCAGAGCGCCAGTGGGGCAAAACCATATTGTAGGCCTTTCGCGCTGCCGACCCGCTGCCCGCGGCCCGATCCCGAGCAGATATTGCTTGCCATCCTTCCCTTCTACGAGGACACCTTTTGCCTTCATGCCAGCCTCCGTCAGGGCCCTACCTTTCGGGTCGGGGGAGTCCCGTCCATCTACCTCTCTCCAACGACTAGCCGTAAGCCTCTCCAGTCAGAAATCCTGAGCTGACCGCAGAAAGTCCCTGAAATCACAGGCATTAGAGCGATTCCTCCAACCAGAAGCACCGCTGGCTCGCCGCCACCCTGCTGGAGCTGGAGCCGCGCCTCCGGCGCATCCGCGGGTACCGCGCCCTGCCGCTGCTCCGGCAGGCGTTGCTCCGGGAGATCCAAGGCGAAGCCGGTGTCGCTGTGAGTCAGGCTGCGGAACCTCATCACCGGGCGATCCCTTCGTGAACTTCAACTAAACTTTGGGATTGACGGCCACCCGTGCAGCTCACCGAACATATCTGCTGCGTACGTAAGGCGCCACCAAAACGGCTACTATGACGACTGTCAGGACCAGACTGAGCGGGC is a genomic window containing:
- the metG gene encoding methionine--tRNA ligase, with the protein product MTRFYVTTPIYYVNATPHLGHAYTTILADATARFHRLFGDEVYFLTGTDEHGDKIAQAAAAAGESPQAYADRISGVFQETWRRLQITHDQFIRTTAAPHRKVVQAILQKIYDSGDIYFGEYGGQYCFGCERFYTDRELVDGKCPDHLTVPTYIQEQNYFFRMSRYQDRLLKHLAAHPDFIRPERYRNEVLAFLKDPLEDLCISRPKARLQWGIPLPFDDRYVTYVWFDALINYVSALGYPDGDLYAKFWGTEQEPIAQHLIGKDILKPHGIYWPTMLWAAGIPVYRHLNVHGYWTVETGKMSKSRGTVVRPLDLVDQYGYDAFRYFLLREMVFGLDATFSEEALVARLNADLANDLGNLVSRTATMLERYLEGRVPKPAAAAGLDRELPRTVEAAKVAARSALEQFAWHRALEATWEIVTTANRYIDSVKPWELAKRQPADLERVLYHLWEALRQAALLLSPAMPDTCSTIWRQLGITLPIAEARMTSEGTWGAPVPTGRVQKGEALFPRVETAAVRAKVEAARGRAAAGGSRRKASGEQTGDPPPLTAEEFGQVELRVATIVEAEAVPKSKKLVKLRVDLGGEKRTVVAGILQDYAPEILVGRQVILVANLKPATLMGVTSQGMVLAAEGPDGGIVLLQPDREVPPGSIVK
- a CDS encoding TatD family hydrolase, encoding MYFDSHAHLEMTAFDADREAVLARAAAAGVTGFVVPSYSLEASARAVALAQTREGIWAAVGIHPHGAGTCTPEAMAAVEALARRPNVVAVGETGLDFHRNRAPRQAQEAALRAHVALARRLRLPLIIHCREAYPECLAILREEGADAVGGVLHCFTGDAGTVAAACALNFSCSIAGPVTYPEEGGLRAAVRAIPADRLLLETDAPYLPPAPHRGNRNEPAHLPLTAAAVAASLGAPLDAIAAQTAANARRLFRLP
- a CDS encoding lactate racemase domain-containing protein, with the protein product MTTFPAFVRVRQRWDQPRIAGVEAAVAAALQAGRLQPRLRPGMVVGITAGSRGIARLPEILRAAVAFCRAAECKPFLFPAMGSHGGATAEGQRALLAELGVTEGSVGAEIRATMEVVRVAETPEGLPVYLDRHAAAADGILVMNRVKAHTDFEGRFESGLAKMMTIGMGKHAQALAAHQHGAAGLREQIPKIAAAMLATGRILGALAIVENAEEAPALLEALSPERILEREPALLASAKAWAARLPVDAVDILLVEELGKEISGTGMDTNVIGRRGIPGEPDPPRPRVGTLVVLDVTPASHGNAIGVGLADVTTDRLVRRMDRASTYANVLTSGFLDRGKIPLHFPTDREAVAAALDQNRRTPLDRLRVAWIKNTLHLGDLLISEALAPELRGRGELTLDPQPVPMTFTADGTLESPLRAAPVRPAPASAWRDVG
- a CDS encoding DinB family protein, which translates into the protein MQTPTELHPVLQPAWSLAEQVRAALLETVRPLAAAQWVFRPTARSWCIAEQVEHLLLAEIGSSKMARKLIRGAFRAQHAPAGATLHTAALDRYPFGHLEAPSSLVPGPIRERAELERVLAETHARFRAELCAFQGDNPETLRAPDPATGVWFTLGGWVKLQAWHEAHHLAHIRRMLAARDFPR
- a CDS encoding UbiA-like polyprenyltransferase; amino-acid sequence: MGLLARLRLFLEMIKFSHTIFALPFALMGGVLAARGVPDGRTLFWILVAMVGARSGAMGMNRYADRDLDALNPRTQERALPRGLIRPGQVLALVGVSFALLLLAAYNLNPLCLALAPLAIVVLAGYSYTKRFTTISHLILGLCLAFAPLGAWIAVAGRLELAPLLLGAAVLTWVAGFDILYALADVAFDRAHGLFSVPVRLGERGGLSVSLLLHALTPILLAAVGSLLDLGFWYYAGVLFVLVLLGAEHVIIRRYGVARLEFAFFNVNGVLSVGIFLFTLADLLR
- the ubiE gene encoding bifunctional demethylmenaquinone methyltransferase/2-methoxy-6-polyprenyl-1,4-benzoquinol methylase UbiE, with amino-acid sequence MPAPAPADPAAHTAAIRQMFAAIAPRYDLLNRLLSFRRDVAWRRAAAAEVVLPPRGAVLDLCTGTGDLALEVARQHPAARSIVGVDLCEPMLRLGRQKVAGREPRVLLSAGAAEALPFRAGTFDAVLVAFGIRNVTDRATALAEMRRVLRPGGRAILLEFFQPRGTLFAALYRFYSRALLPRVGGWISGNPEAYSYLPASVEAFPEPAAFAEAMRAAGFSGVRWKALTGGIVCIHVGMRESKE
- a CDS encoding tetratricopeptide repeat protein codes for the protein MTAGRGRSGDRWHGGLAAALFLLVAAVAGAEAPKPPPKPPAKPAAKPAAVRPPARDATEKAQAHYELGVVYHERFFEQLDKAIEEYQAALKLKPDHAEAHYHLGLAYHTKAKLTTEDKALYRKALEEYRLYLKHSPNGELAKSAQNNIKALEPRLR
- a CDS encoding prepilin-type N-terminal cleavage/methylation domain-containing protein, producing the protein MKQSQEQSGFRLKRLPGEAVTPARGGFTLIELLISAAVFVVILGAVYLVYTTSHTTYARGETRAEIQQTARAAMDLLAREVRMAGYWCNPSCPGGTNRAIQEAQASALKIFGDVETSGARIYVAYFVRDNTAAIVAGTCPAANVCTLYRQRFTTAWQPEEQLATNVQLVTFAYFDKDGVELVPGASGLDNAPLDLTTPPPSTVVPWTNREAVRRIRIQLVVRGDPEENIPNYQLATDISPRNLGV
- a CDS encoding response regulator, which produces MPKASTRSGKRRSRPAGPRRVVVLDDNPADRALMAELLRQAGFRVLEAGLAGEVPALTAALPPALLVIDIFLPGVSGADLTRQLRGTAGFAGVPILAVSAEGTGAVRRLALEAGATAFLEKPLDPRTFLDTVTHLVEKPSAGREARARRGQGA